CGCGCGCCGAGATATCAGACGCTTCAGCGGGGAGCCGATTCCCGATGCGGTGTTATCGCGGTTGCTGGACGCTGCACACCACGCGCCCAGCGTCGGCTTCTCGCAGCCCTGGGACTTCGTCGTCGTTCGAGACGACGGCACGAAGGCCGAGATCGCATCGATCGCCGAACGGGCGATCGCCGCCGCGCGCGAAGGGTATCGGGAACCGCGGAAGTCGGACTTCGGTCGGCTGAAACTCGAGGGGATCACCGACGCGCCGGTGAATATCTGCGTTACCTGTGACCCGACCCGCGACGCGCCCCACGTCCTCGGTCGCAACACGATGCAGGAGACGGACGTGTATTCGACGTGCTTGGCCGTCCAGAACCTCTGGCTCGCCGCTCGCGCCGAAGGCGTCGGCGTCGGATGGGTGTCCTTTCTCTATCCCCACGAACTCCGCGACGTGCTGGACGTTCCGCCGCACGTCCGTCCGGTCGCGTACCTCTGTGTCGGCTACCCCGAAGACGGATTTCCGCGGGAACCGGTCCTGCAACGCGAGGGCTGGCGCGAGCGCATCGACGGCGACGAGCTGATACACGAGGGTCGGTGGAATCCCGACAAAACTCCGGAGACGCCGCCGCAGTCGCACTCGAGGACGAGCGACTGACCCGCCGTCAGCGGCCGCCGACTCCGCTCGCGCTGACGATGTCCGCGATGATTTATCTCGCTGGCGGTGCCAGCGCCGCTATGCCCACGACTACGCCGCTCCGAACGCGCTTCGACGCCGATCGACCCGTCGTCGGGATGGTCCACCTCCCGCCCTTGCCGGGCGCACCGGGGTTCGACGGTGACCGCGACGCCGTCCGCACGCGCGCCCTCGAGGACGCCCGCCGCCTCGAGACCGGCGGGATCGACGGACTCGTCCTCGAGAACTTCGGCGACGCGCCCTTTCACCCCGACGACGTCCCGAAACACACCGTCGCCGAGATGACCGCTGTCGCGACCGAAGTAACCGACGCCGTAGCCGTCCCGGTCGGGATCAACGTCCTGCGCAACGACGCCGACGCCGCCCTCTCGGTCGCCGCGGCGGTCGACGCCGACTTCGTCCGCGTGAACGTCCACGTCGGCACCGCCGCGACCGACCAGGGCGTTCTCGAGGGACGGGCCCACGAGACGCTCCGGCTTCGCGACCGGATCGACGCCGACGTGGCCATCCTCGCGGACGTTCACGTCAAACACGCGACGCCGGTCGGCGACCGATCGATCGAGCGGGCCGCCCTCGAGGCGGTCGAGCGCGGCCGCGCGGACGGCGTCATCGTTTCGGGCCCCGGAACCGGCGACGAGACCGCACTCGAGGACGTCGAGCGGGTCGCGGATGCGCTGGACGCGACCGACGCGGCCGATCGCGCGCCCGTCTTCGTCGGCAGCGGCGTCACGAGCGAGACCGTCGCCGACTGCTTCGCGGCCGGCGCCGACGGCGTCATCGTCGGCACGGCGTTGAAGGAGGGCGCCGAGACGACCAACCCCGTCTCGAGCGAGCGCGTCGGGGACCTCGTGGCCGCGCGGGACGCGGACTCGAGTGCGGACTGACGGTCCGGCCGGTCGATACGGCTCTACTCCCAGTTGTACAACGCGTCCCGGAAAATTTCCGCCGCGTCGGCTTCCGTCACCGGTCGCGGGTTACAGCGCAGCAGCCGCTGCTGGGTCTCGACGGTCTGGCTCGCGAGCCAGTCGACGTCCTCCTCGGTGACGCCGGCGAGTTCGTTCAGTCCGCTGGGGACCACGTTCAGGTCCCGCTGGAGGCGGACGTACTCCTCTCGAGCGCGGTCGGCAGCCGCCCGCGTCCCGAGCCCGTCGGTGTCGGCGCCCAACATCTCCGCGACGCGAACGAACCGCTCGGGGTCGCTGGCGACGTTGTACCCCAGCGTGCTCGCCGGCGTGAGGACCGCAATCGTCTCACCGTGGTAGGTGTGGTATCGGTTCCCGACCGGGTAGGCCATCGCGTGACAGAGGCTCGCGCCCGCCGTGAGCCCGGCGATGGCGCCGAAGAGAGCGCCCTTGAGCATCGCCGCCCGCGCCTCGAGGTCGTCGCCGTTGTGGACCGCGGTCCGGACGTTGCTCGAGAGCAACCGAATGGCCCTCTCGGAGAACATCTCGGTGAGTTCCGTCCGACCGGCGTAGACGGGCCGGGTCTCCGGATCCGACGCCCGCAGGAGGCCGTCGAACGGATGGGTCGTGTACCCCTCGATGGCGTGGCCGAGCGCGTCCATCGCCGTCTTCCCCGTCGTCTCGGGCGGGAGCGTCGTCGTGAACGTCGGATCGAGTACGGCCGCGTCGGCACGGATGTGGTTGCTCGAGATCCCCTCCTTGATATCCTTCTCCTCGACCGAGAGGATGGCGACCGGCGAAATCTCGGCGCCGGTCCCGGCAGTCGTCGGCATGAGTACCAGCGGCGGGCCCGACTCGGTGAGCGACTCGCCCGCGCCGGTCGGCTCCGCGATGTAGTCGAGTACCTGCCCGCCGTTGGCGATCACCGCGCGGGTGGCCTTCGCGACGTCGATGCAACTGCCGCCGCCGAAGCCGACGTAGAAGTCGTAGCCCGCCTCGCCCTCGTTCGCGCGGACGAACTCGATGCAGCGGTCGACGTTCTCGATCGACGGCTCGCGTTCGGCGCCGTCCCAGACGGTGACGTCGTAGCCCGCGTCCTCGAGGTGGTCCGTGACGCGGTCGACGTGGCCGACGTCCGCGAGCGTCTCGTCGGTGACGACGAGACCGTGCGGGTCGTCCGCGGCGTCGACACCCAGATCGGCGAGCTGAAAGCCCAGCTCTTCGACCGCGTTGCGGCCGAACCGGATCTGGGGCATCTGGAGGTGCCAGACCGTCTCCGGCGCGAGGTCGTGCTCGGGCGCCGACACGGAGCGGTCGTAGCCCGACATCAGTTCCCCCACCCGTCTTCGATCTCGGAGAACTGCTCGGTGTCGTGGCCGTAGACGACCTCGGCGTCGTGGCGGCGCTCGAGTTCCTTGATCCGCCGGAGGCTGTCGAACCACTCGGTTTTCCCCCAGAGCAGGCTCGCGCCGAGCGGTTCCTCCGCCTCGTAGTTCGGCGCCTGATAGACCTGATCGCCGGTGAAGACGAGCGTCCCGTCGTCGTCGAGGTGGATCACCGTACCCGTCAACCCGGGCGTGTGGCCGGGGAACCGGACGAACTCGACGTCCGTGAAATGCTCCTCGCGGTCGCGGTGAACGACCTCCCAGTTCAGGTCGTGGTCGAAGTCCTCGAGGACGTACGCGCCGCTGCCCTTGTCGGTCTTCGCGCTGTAGTAGGCGAACTTGAGTTCCCGCTCGTGGACGTAGATCGGGACGTCCGTCCCGTCGAAGAACTCGAGTCCGCCGGCGTGGTCGAGGTGCAGGTGCGTCTGGAACACCGCATCGATGTCGTCGAGGCGGTACCCCGCCGCCTCGAGGTCGTCGTCGAGCCGATGCTCGTGGGCGTCGTGCGGGTAGAACGCCTGCGAGAGCGCCTCCGGCCAGTGGCCCTCGAGGGCCTCGTGGTGAGAGCCCGTGTCCCAGAGGATCGTCGCCTCGGGGTGGTCGATGACGAGGTTCCAGACCGGAATCTCCTCGTAATCGAGGTCCGGATTCGGCTCGTCGCGGGTTCCGAGGGTCTGGCCCTCGATCATGTAGTTCTGGTCGCACTCGAGGCCACCCCGGTGGATCACGTCGACGGTCGCGTCAACCATTTGAAGACACTGCGAGTTCCTACACTGATTCCGCGAAAAAACGTTTGCGTGAGGATCACACCCAGAGACGGTGGCGAGCACTTTTGCCGCCGGCGGTCACGCGCCGACGATCAGCGGGCCGATCAGCACGCCCATCAGGTGGACGCGGCGAGCGCCGACGCGAATCGGAACCAGTCCGACCGCGGTCGCGACGGCGAAGACGCCGACACCGATGAACCCGGTGAAGAGATACGAGAGACAGCACAAGAGCGAGAGGACGGCGACCGAAATCTTCCAATAGTCCGTCCGACCGACGAGGTCGAGATAGGCGTCCCCGACGACGATCACGAGGACGAAGCCGACGCAGCCGGCGAGGACGATTCCAGCGACCAGGACCGGCAACTCGAGGGGCGCGTTTACGGTGTCGAAAGCGACCATCACGCCGGTTCGGGGCTGGCCGATGGCGACCAGAGCGAACAGCGCGAAGATCGTGTTCGCCGTGTCGACGCCGCTCGTCGCGACGATGTAGCCGCGGTCGCCGGATCGGCCCGGGACGACCACCAGGACCGCGACGGCGGCGATCGCCGCCGAGATGCCCGGAACGTAGCCGACCACGGCGCCCGCCAGCGCCCCGGCGATCGCCGTCCCGCCGACGAGCCGTCGGGACATCGCGATCGACTCGTCGCGCTGTGGCGGCACCCCGCCGCCGCGGATCGCGTCGATCAACACCGGCGCGCCGAACAGGCCCGCGAACAGCGGCGCGAGCATCCCGCCGGCCTCGAGGGGCGCGTCCGTCGCGATATCGAGCGTCAGGGCGCCGAGCGTCGCCGCGAGCGCGAACGACACGAGGCCGCCGAGGCGGGTCCGCCACGTCCGTTCCGACGCGATCAGCGCGACGACGACCATCGCCAGCACGAGCGAGAGGTGGGCCCGGATCGGCGGATACGCGGCCGTCACGCCCCGCGTGACCGGCACGGCCAGCGGGACCGCCGCGAGGACCGCGAGCAAACTGCCCAGCGCCGAGAGCCGGATCGCCTCGTAGCCCCGGCCCTCGAGGACCAGCCGGTGGCCCGGCAGCGCGGTGATCGCCATCTCGGCGTCGGGCACCCCGAGCGCCATCGCGGGGACGGCGTTGACGAACGTGTGGACGACGCCGGCCGCGAGCATCGCGCAGCCGACGAACAGCGGCCGGCCGGGGATCGACGGCGCGAAGCCGGCGAGCAGGAGGGTGAAGTTGTTCGCGTGGAGTCCCGGGACGAGCCCGCTACAGCAGCCGAGCGCCGCGCCGGCCAGGGTCCACGCGAGCAGTCCCAGCGTCAGCGACGGCTCGGCGAGGATCTCGACCGACGCGGGGACAGCGACCATCGCTCCCTCTGGCCGCGGCTCGTCGGATAAACTCGAGGATGATCGAACGACGATGGGAGGAACCGATCGCCACGGCGTTCAGAATCGTCGGAGCGAACGCGGCGTCGTATCGGCGACCGGCGCCGTCTCCGGTCGCGGTCACTGCGATCCAGCCGCTCCCGGCCCAGTCGAGCCCGACGTGGCTGTTCATGTCGCCCCCTCGAACAGTTTCGACGTCACTCTATCGCTTCCGGCTGGTCGGCTCAGCGCGACGACGACTCGAACGGAGTCCGAACGGGTTCCGGAAGGGAGTCGGGATCGAGCAACGACTCGACGCTCGAGACGACGGCGTCGGCGGCCGCTGCGGACTCGTCACCCCCGAAATCGTCAGCTCTTGTCACGTACACCGTCCGGAATCCGGCGTCGTGCGCGCCGACGATATCGGCCTCGTAGTCGTCGCCGACGAATACGTACTCGTCGGCCGGCAGCCGCTCCATCGCGGCGTCGAAGATCCGTCGGTCGGGTTTCCACGCGCCGACGTCGCTCGAGACGACGACCTCGTCGACCGATTCGTCGAATCCGTGGCGCTCGACTTTCGCCCGCTGCTGTCGCCCGTCGCCGTTCGTCAGGATTCCGGTCGGACGGGTCTCTGCGACCCGCTCGACGGTCCGCGTCGCTGCCGCCGGCGCAGTAGTAGCTTCGAGTTCCCGCTCGCGGTACTCCCGAGCGAGCGTCTCCGGCGCCGCGTCGAGTCTCGTCACGGCCGCGACCGCCTCGAACGCCTCGCGGTAGGGGTCGGCCTCGCAGCGCTCGAGGGCCTCGAGCAGGCGGTCGACGTACGTCTCGTAGGCGGCGTCGGTCGACTCGCCGTACGGGGAGACGGTCGCCTCGAACAGGTCCGCGAACGGGACCGCGTAGGTACACAGCGTTCCGTCGAGGTCGAAGTAGACGGCGGTCGTCACACGCCGTTCGTCTCGCGGCGCGGAGAAGTAGCTGTTCGTCCGTCGCGTCGAAAGAAAATCGGGATTGCTGAAATCGTCGCGTCGCGACTTAGCCGAAGAGTTCGCCGAGGCCCTCGCCGCCGGCGTCGTCGTCTTCGTCGTCGTCCTCGTCCGTCGTGTCCGGGACGTCGCTGGTCTCTTCGGCCTCTTCCTCCTCGCCGCCTTCGTCGCCACCGGCGTCACCGGCCGCGGCGCCGCCTGCGGCGGCTCCGCCCGCGGGGACCGCGGCGGCCTCGGAGACTGCCTCGTCGATGTCGACGTCCTCGAGCGCGGCGACGAGCGCCTTGACTCGGGACTCCTCGACGTCGACGCCGGCAGCGTCGAGCACGTCGGTCAGGTTGTCTTCGTTGATCTCTTCGCCCGATTCGTTCAGGATGAGTGCAGCGTAAACGTATTCCATTGTAGTGTCCTCCAGTAGTGATTATCCGAACATCTCGCCGAGACCGGCCCCGCCGTCACCGTCGTCTTCGTCGTCATCGTCGGTGTCGGCGTCGGCCTCGTCGGCGTCAGCTTCGGTGTCGTCCTGTTCGTCAGCCGATTCCTCGTCGCCCTCGTCGGCGGCCGCCGGTTCGGCGGCCGCGTCGACGTCCTGTAGTTCCTCAGGCAGCGCCTCCTCGTCGTCGATCTGGGCCGCGAGCGCACGCAGCTGTGCGTCGGCCTTGCTGACGAGGTCGGGCATCAGCTCTTCGTCCTCGATCGCGGCCTGCAGGCCGAGGCTCTTGGCCTCGCCCGTGGCCTTGGCGATGAGCGTCGGCGCTGTCGACGCGGTCGGGAACGACGCGTTGATCGCGAGGTTCCGTGCGCGTGCGGCGGCGGTCGACACGTCGCTCTCGTAGGCCTCGACGTCGATGTCGAGGTCCTCGGGGTCGAAGAGGACGCCGTCGGCGACGACGGCGCGAAGGTCGAGTCCGACCTCCTTGGGCTCGATCCCGAGCTCGTTGAGGACGTTCGCCAGATCAGCAGAGACTTCGCCGCCGGCCTCGAGGACCGTCGAGTCCTCCATGACCTGAATCGAACCCTCCTCGATCCGTGCGTTGGCACCGATGCTCTGGAGTTCGCCGACGAACGGCCCCGGGTCGACCCCGGTGTCACCCTCGGGGATGACGATGTCGTTCGGGGCGACCTCGCCCTCGTTGATCGGGGCGGGCGTCTTCGACGCCTCGAGCTCCTTGTAGAGCGTGAACGGGTTGTCGTTCGTGCCGACGATCCCGACTTGGCCCTCGACGTGATCGACGAGGTCCTCGAGTCCGGACTGCTCCAGTGCGCGGACCTGCAGGGTATTGCGGCTGACGCGGAGCTCGGCGGTACCGTGCAGATCACGGCGCATGTCCTGGAGCTGCTTGCTCGGAATGCCGGTGATGCCGACGATGCCGACGCTGTCGTAGCTCTCGATGATCTCCTGGAGCTCGTCGACTTCCTCTCGCTTCCACTGGGGAAGGTTCTCGGTCTTGCGTTCAGCCTGTGCGCTCATATTAGGCCACCTCCACGGACGGCCCCATCGTCGTCTTCACGTAGACGGCGTCGATGTTCTGGGGCCCCTTCTCGAGGTCGGCGTGCAGGCGACGCAGGATGACGTCGATGTTGTCGGCGATGTTCTCCGCATCCATGTCCTCGGCGCCGACGAGCGTGTGGAACGTTCGTCGGTCGCCGGAGCGAAGCTGCACGGTGTTTTTGAGCCGGTTGACGGTCTCGACGACGTCGTCGTCGGGCGCGAGCGGGTCCGGCATCTTCCCTCGGGGACCGAGAATGGTACCCAGGTGCCGGGCGATATCTTGCATCATCGCCTCTTCGGCGATGAAGAAGTCCGTCTCGTCGGCCATGTCCTTGGCCTCGTCATCGTCCAGATCGGCCACGTCGTCTTCCGAGAGGACCTCGTCCGCCGCCTCTTCGGCGCGGACGGCGGTTTCTCCCTCGGCAATGACGACGATTCGCGTATCCTGGCCGGTTCCGGACGGCAGGACGATAGACTCGTCAACTCGGTTCGACGGTTCGTTTAGGTCGAGGTCGCGCAGATTGATCGCGAGGTCGACCGTCTCGGTAAAGTTCCGATCGGGGGCGTCCTCGAGTGCGCGAGCGACTGCTGTTTCAATATCCGAATCTGCCATCGTTCACCTCCGTAGTACGCAGGAGTGCTCCTACGGGTCAGTGAAACAGGCTAGGCCTGTCTCCTTTGAACGGAGTGCCATGGCGAACTTAAACCCGTCGAACTGCCAGCGCTGCCCTCCTCGATACGCGTGAGTCTCTGTACCGTTCGAACCATTCGCTGACGAACCGTGCGCTTCTCGGTTCGCTCGGGAAACGCGACCGTCCGTCTCGACGGGAAGCGCAGAAATACGTCCGGCGAGCGAAAATATTATATTCTGTGATAGTGTATATTTCCTGTATGTGGCCATTAGATTTATGTAGTGTTAGTGGAGCGACGGGAACCGGGTCGGTCACGCCGCTGACGATCGGCGGACTCGGCTTCGAAACGCTGGAAACGATCGGCCCGCTCGAGCGGGCGGGGTTCCTGTTCGCCGGGACGTTCGTGTTCGCGGTCGTGGTGCTCGGATTGCTTCAGGGGTACGCCCCGCGAACGGTAACGAAGGCCCGCCGGAGTCCGGTTATTTCGATCTGCGTCGGCCTGCCGGGACTGCTCGTCGTCGGCGGACTCGGCAGTACGGGGTACCTGATACTCGGTACGGATCTGGGACCGTTCTTCGGGATTCCGATGATCGTCCTCGGCGGGACGATCGTGCCCGCGTTCACCGCCCTCGGTTTCGTCGCGTTCGGACGGTCGATCGCGGCGCGGCTCAGCCGCGACCGCCTCTCGATCGGTATCGTCCTCGGGAGCCTGCTCGCCGGCATCGCCGGTTTCTCGCTCGCGCTAACCGTCGCCGTAGCGGGTTTCGCCGGCGCCCTCGGAATCGGCGCGGGCGTGCGCGTGATTATGGCTACCGGCGGGACGTCCCGGCCCGACGACCGCACCGTCCCCCCCGCGAACGAGATCTAACCCAGGGGTCGATCGACGGACGAGATCAACGAGACGTCACACTCGAACGTCGCCCCAGACGCCGTGACTAGTCCTGTGTCGCTTTCGCACTCACCGTCGCGTCCGCCTCGACGGGCACGTCGTAGCCGTGGGTGTGGAACGACCCGAGGCAGAGGTACAACCCGCGTTCGTAGATGTCCGGCTCCTTCTGGACCCCGAGATGCGAGCCGATCTTCGCGTCCGCCCAGTAGGCGCTGTGGGGCCCCTCGAACAGCCGCTTGACGAGTCGCGCGTCGACCTCGAGTTTGACGTAGCCGTCGTACTCCACGGGGCGCGGATCCGACACGTACCGGTAGCCGCCGCCGTTCATCGAGAGCTCGAGATAAACGTCGTCGACCAGCGAGATCAGGACCGTCGTCTCGGTGCCGTACCCGATTCGCTCGCGCTTTTCCTCCAAGCTCTCGTAGGCGTAGGGAACGTACGCCTGGAGCTCCGACAGCGTCGGCATCGGATCGGCCTCGTACTCGAACGATCGCGACGCCAGCTCCTCCTCGATGTAGCGGCGCTTCGCGTCCGGGTCCGCCGGCTCGAACGGCGCGGATCGCTCGCCGGTCTCGAGGTCGATGTGTTCGCCGGAGTTCAAGAAGACGCACTCGTGGTCGTCGGGATCGACGGCGTCGGTGAAGAACTCGAGCGCCTCCTCGCGGGGCGGGTTCGCCGTGTACTCGTTGAGGTGGGCGAGATCGCCCGTCAGCACGTACTCGCCGGCGAATGGCATGTAGTAGCGGGGTTCGAAGATGTCGATGAACTCGAGCGCGCGCTCGTGTTTCTCGCGGATGACCCGGTCGCGTTCGCGGAGCTTCTTCTCGTGGCCGTAGTCGGTGACGGCCTGGGGGTAGAACTGCGCCGCGCTGTACTGGTGACAGAGGAGGTCGACCGTCCCGTACTCGTCGGCGACGGTTCGGCAGACCGACTCGGCGATCGAAAACGGCACGTCGTTGGTGTTGACGACCGTCTGCTCCCCGTTGTCGATGACCGCCATCGAGTCGACCTGCGTCGAGCCCGGCTCCTCCGCGTCGTCGTCGTACCACGTACAGCCGAAGTAGTTCCCGCAGCGCTCCGGATCGCAACCGTCGGCCGCGAGCACGTTGATGTGCATATCGCCCTCGAGCGGCGTGCGCTCGCCGTGGGACAGCTCGATCACGTCGAACCCCAGCGCGGCGATAGCGTCGTGGAGGTAGTCCCACCGGTAGTCGTGGATGAGCACCGGAATGTCCGCGTCCATGCGCTCGAGCGTGTCGGGATCGAAGTGATCCGGATGGATATGTGAGATGTAGATGTAGTCGACGTCGTTGAAGTCCTCCGGGTCGAACTCGGGTTCGGGGTAGTGGGCCCACGAGCCGTAGTACGCGCCGTCCACCAGCCAGGGATCACAGAGAATCGACGTCTGCTCGTCTTCGACGAGAATCGCTGCCGACTCGAGATAGGTCACTCGCATACCGAGGCTCCAACAGCCACGAATCATTTGTTATTATCACAATATGAGACGGTACGCGCTCCCGAACGCGGGATAGGACACAGCTACGGCTCCCTCCTCAACCGTCGGCGTCCCGTGAATCGGCGTCCGGAAGCGGATAGGGACCGACAAAACAGCCGTAGTCGCCGAGTAAACGGCATGTGTTCGATCGCCACGGCTCCGCTATCGGTCGTCGGGACGAACGAAGAATACTCGGTGCGTTCCCGGTTCGGGGCTCGTCGAGCACACCGCCGCTTCGTCGACGAAGACACACCGGAACGTCTGTTCTGCTCGTGTTCCGAGCACTCGCAACTACACGGTCGCGTCGACTGCAAGAACGATGACGCGCTCGTCGACTACGCTGCGGCTTCGTCGAGCAGCACGTCGTCGTACTCGCCGTCGTCGACTCGCTGCTTGAACTCTCGAGCGTCGTTGCCCTCGATGGTGACGCCCATCGAGGCGCAGGTGCCGACGACTTCCTTCGCGGCGTTTTTCGCGTCGTAGGCGAGCAGGTCGGGGTGTTTCTGCTCGGCGATCTGTTTGACCTGTTCGACCGACAGATCCGCGACGAAGTCCTTCTGGGGTTCGCCGCTGCCGGTCTCGAAGCCGGCTTCGTCCTTGATCAGTTCGGCCGTCGGCGGGACACCGACGTCGATTTCGAAGGAGCCGTCGTCCTCGTAGTCGACGGTGACGGGGACTTCGGTGCCGTCGAACGCTTCCGTCTGGTCGTTGATCTCCTGTACGACCGCCTGCACGTCGACAGGGGTCGGTCCGAGCTCGGGACCGAGCGGCGGGCCAGGGTTGGCCTGGCCACCCGGAACGAGCACTTCGATGGTTCCAGCCATACCCGTCACAACCCGTGCGCGAGTTTTAAGGGTTGCTAATTCGGGCAGTGAGGTCTGTGATACGGTGTCGTACGCCTCGCGGCTCGGCCGTCACTCGACGCTTTCGGTCCGCCACTCGGCGAACGACTCGAGGACGTGGGCCTCGTCGAAGCGTTCGATACAGGGGACGTCGTACGGGTGGATCGCTTCGACGCGGTCGACCAGGTCGTCGTAGGCGTCGGCGGTCGTCTTCGCGAGCAGAACGGCTTCGTCGTCGCGGTGAATCTCGCCCTCCCAACGGTAGGTGGAGGTCGTCGACAGTCGGTTAACGCAGGCCGCGAGTCGGTCCTCGACGAGCGTCTCGGCGATCCTATCTGCTTCGGACGGCGGAACCGTGATGTAGACCGTTGGCATTCGTGTCGCCGGCTACGCTCGAGACGGAGAAAAGTCCCGTGACGTCGTCGCGGGACGACCGCAGGGCTCTAGAGACGTCGATCGGCGTCGATCCGGGCGGCCGCGCCCTCGTCAGTCCGCGTTCGCGTTACCGGAGACGGGATTGAACGTTCCGTTGATGTCCCACTCGTGAATGCAGTGTGGATTGCCGACCTGCTTTTCGCCGTCTTCGCGGGCGATCTGCCAGGCCTCGAGGTTGTCGTCCCATCGCTCGGTTCGACCGCACCGTTCGCAGACGCGGGCAGTCGGCGGTTGTACTTGCGCGCTCATTGTCGACCGTGGGAACTGAACGCATATAACACTATCCGTGTGCGGCAACTTCTGCCCCGGATTCGTTCACGATTTTTGGAG
This portion of the Haloterrigena gelatinilytica genome encodes:
- a CDS encoding BtpA/SgcQ family protein, which gives rise to MPTTTPLRTRFDADRPVVGMVHLPPLPGAPGFDGDRDAVRTRALEDARRLETGGIDGLVLENFGDAPFHPDDVPKHTVAEMTAVATEVTDAVAVPVGINVLRNDADAALSVAAAVDADFVRVNVHVGTAATDQGVLEGRAHETLRLRDRIDADVAILADVHVKHATPVGDRSIERAALEAVERGRADGVIVSGPGTGDETALEDVERVADALDATDAADRAPVFVGSGVTSETVADCFAAGADGVIVGTALKEGAETTNPVSSERVGDLVAARDADSSAD
- a CDS encoding HAD family hydrolase, translating into MTTAVYFDLDGTLCTYAVPFADLFEATVSPYGESTDAAYETYVDRLLEALERCEADPYREAFEAVAAVTRLDAAPETLAREYRERELEATTAPAAATRTVERVAETRPTGILTNGDGRQQRAKVERHGFDESVDEVVVSSDVGAWKPDRRIFDAAMERLPADEYVFVGDDYEADIVGAHDAGFRTVYVTRADDFGGDESAAAADAVVSSVESLLDPDSLPEPVRTPFESSSR
- a CDS encoding hydroxyacid-oxoacid transhydrogenase produces the protein MSGYDRSVSAPEHDLAPETVWHLQMPQIRFGRNAVEELGFQLADLGVDAADDPHGLVVTDETLADVGHVDRVTDHLEDAGYDVTVWDGAEREPSIENVDRCIEFVRANEGEAGYDFYVGFGGGSCIDVAKATRAVIANGGQVLDYIAEPTGAGESLTESGPPLVLMPTTAGTGAEISPVAILSVEEKDIKEGISSNHIRADAAVLDPTFTTTLPPETTGKTAMDALGHAIEGYTTHPFDGLLRASDPETRPVYAGRTELTEMFSERAIRLLSSNVRTAVHNGDDLEARAAMLKGALFGAIAGLTAGASLCHAMAYPVGNRYHTYHGETIAVLTPASTLGYNVASDPERFVRVAEMLGADTDGLGTRAAADRAREEYVRLQRDLNVVPSGLNELAGVTEEDVDWLASQTVETQQRLLRCNPRPVTEADAAEIFRDALYNWE
- a CDS encoding MBL fold metallo-hydrolase, encoding MRVTYLESAAILVEDEQTSILCDPWLVDGAYYGSWAHYPEPEFDPEDFNDVDYIYISHIHPDHFDPDTLERMDADIPVLIHDYRWDYLHDAIAALGFDVIELSHGERTPLEGDMHINVLAADGCDPERCGNYFGCTWYDDDAEEPGSTQVDSMAVIDNGEQTVVNTNDVPFSIAESVCRTVADEYGTVDLLCHQYSAAQFYPQAVTDYGHEKKLRERDRVIREKHERALEFIDIFEPRYYMPFAGEYVLTGDLAHLNEYTANPPREEALEFFTDAVDPDDHECVFLNSGEHIDLETGERSAPFEPADPDAKRRYIEEELASRSFEYEADPMPTLSELQAYVPYAYESLEEKRERIGYGTETTVLISLVDDVYLELSMNGGGYRYVSDPRPVEYDGYVKLEVDARLVKRLFEGPHSAYWADAKIGSHLGVQKEPDIYERGLYLCLGSFHTHGYDVPVEADATVSAKATQD
- a CDS encoding N-acyl homoserine lactonase family protein, with protein sequence MVDATVDVIHRGGLECDQNYMIEGQTLGTRDEPNPDLDYEEIPVWNLVIDHPEATILWDTGSHHEALEGHWPEALSQAFYPHDAHEHRLDDDLEAAGYRLDDIDAVFQTHLHLDHAGGLEFFDGTDVPIYVHERELKFAYYSAKTDKGSGAYVLEDFDHDLNWEVVHRDREEHFTDVEFVRFPGHTPGLTGTVIHLDDDGTLVFTGDQVYQAPNYEAEEPLGASLLWGKTEWFDSLRRIKELERRHDAEVVYGHDTEQFSEIEDGWGN
- a CDS encoding tripartite tricarboxylate transporter permease yields the protein MVAVPASVEILAEPSLTLGLLAWTLAGAALGCCSGLVPGLHANNFTLLLAGFAPSIPGRPLFVGCAMLAAGVVHTFVNAVPAMALGVPDAEMAITALPGHRLVLEGRGYEAIRLSALGSLLAVLAAVPLAVPVTRGVTAAYPPIRAHLSLVLAMVVVALIASERTWRTRLGGLVSFALAATLGALTLDIATDAPLEAGGMLAPLFAGLFGAPVLIDAIRGGGVPPQRDESIAMSRRLVGGTAIAGALAGAVVGYVPGISAAIAAVAVLVVVPGRSGDRGYIVATSGVDTANTIFALFALVAIGQPRTGVMVAFDTVNAPLELPVLVAGIVLAGCVGFVLVIVVGDAYLDLVGRTDYWKISVAVLSLLCCLSYLFTGFIGVGVFAVATAVGLVPIRVGARRVHLMGVLIGPLIVGA
- a CDS encoding 50S ribosomal protein L11, whose protein sequence is MAGTIEVLVPGGQANPGPPLGPELGPTPVDVQAVVQEINDQTEAFDGTEVPVTVDYEDDGSFEIDVGVPPTAELIKDEAGFETGSGEPQKDFVADLSVEQVKQIAEQKHPDLLAYDAKNAAKEVVGTCASMGVTIEGNDAREFKQRVDDGEYDDVLLDEAAA
- the bluB gene encoding 5,6-dimethylbenzimidazole synthase, whose amino-acid sequence is MVEFSSSEREAIYKAIYARRDIRRFSGEPIPDAVLSRLLDAAHHAPSVGFSQPWDFVVVRDDGTKAEIASIAERAIAAAREGYREPRKSDFGRLKLEGITDAPVNICVTCDPTRDAPHVLGRNTMQETDVYSTCLAVQNLWLAARAEGVGVGWVSFLYPHELRDVLDVPPHVRPVAYLCVGYPEDGFPREPVLQREGWRERIDGDELIHEGRWNPDKTPETPPQSHSRTSD
- the rpl12p gene encoding 50S ribosomal protein P1; this encodes MEYVYAALILNESGEEINEDNLTDVLDAAGVDVEESRVKALVAALEDVDIDEAVSEAAAVPAGGAAAGGAAAGDAGGDEGGEEEEAEETSDVPDTTDEDDDEDDDAGGEGLGELFG
- a CDS encoding 50S ribosomal protein L1 → MADSDIETAVARALEDAPDRNFTETVDLAINLRDLDLNEPSNRVDESIVLPSGTGQDTRIVVIAEGETAVRAEEAADEVLSEDDVADLDDDEAKDMADETDFFIAEEAMMQDIARHLGTILGPRGKMPDPLAPDDDVVETVNRLKNTVQLRSGDRRTFHTLVGAEDMDAENIADNIDVILRRLHADLEKGPQNIDAVYVKTTMGPSVEVA
- a CDS encoding 50S ribosomal protein L10, which encodes MSAQAERKTENLPQWKREEVDELQEIIESYDSVGIVGITGIPSKQLQDMRRDLHGTAELRVSRNTLQVRALEQSGLEDLVDHVEGQVGIVGTNDNPFTLYKELEASKTPAPINEGEVAPNDIVIPEGDTGVDPGPFVGELQSIGANARIEEGSIQVMEDSTVLEAGGEVSADLANVLNELGIEPKEVGLDLRAVVADGVLFDPEDLDIDVEAYESDVSTAAARARNLAINASFPTASTAPTLIAKATGEAKSLGLQAAIEDEELMPDLVSKADAQLRALAAQIDDEEALPEELQDVDAAAEPAAADEGDEESADEQDDTEADADEADADTDDDDEDDGDGGAGLGEMFG